One stretch of Prunus persica cultivar Lovell chromosome G1, Prunus_persica_NCBIv2, whole genome shotgun sequence DNA includes these proteins:
- the LOC18793821 gene encoding immune-associated nucleotide-binding protein 9 has product MGGSSIDDDWELPSLSSAVRTVVLVGRTGNGKSATGNSILGRKAFKSKTSSSGVTSTCELEKAVLRDGQVVNVIDTPGLFDFSARSDFVGKEIVKCIDLAKDGIHAVLVTFSVRTRFSQEEEAALRSLQTLFGSKIIDYMIVVFTGGDDLEENDETLEDYLGRECPEPLKEILVLCENRCVLFDNKTKDESKRVQQVQHLLSLVNKVIAQNGGRPYTDEIFAEVKRGAIKLRDQQEEVNSLKGYSKREISDLKNQMQRAYEEQLTRITEMVESKLRETTIRLEQQLADEQAARLRAEENAQMAQMRSDDEIRKLRENLMRAEEELRKRGEGKCAIL; this is encoded by the exons ATGGGTGGAAGTTCGATTGATGATGACTGGGAGCTTCCTTCACTGTCTAGTGCAGTTCGCACTGTGGTCTTAGTTGGACGTACTGGTAATGGAAAAAGTGCAACAGGAAACAGTATTCTTGGAAGAAAGGCCTTCAAGTCCAAGACCAGCTCCTCTGGTGTTACAAGCACTTGTGAATTGGAGAAAGCTGTATTGAGAGATGGACAAGTTGTAAATGTTATAGACACTCCTG gtctttttgatttttctgcCAGGTCAGACTTTGTTGGCAAAGAAATTGTCAAATGCATTGATTTGGCCAAGGATGGAATCCATGCTGTTCTTGTAACTTTCTCAGTTAGGACCCGGTTttcacaagaagaagaagccgcACTACGTAGCTTGCAAACTTTGTTTGGAAGCAAAATTATTGATTACATGATTGTGGTCTTTACTGGCGGAGATGACcttgaagaaaatgatgagaCGTTGGAAGACTATTTGGGCCGTGAATGTCCAGAGCCTTTAAAG GAAATCCTTGTTCTGTGTGAAAATCGCTGTGTGCTTTTTGATAACAAGACTAAGGATGAAAGTAAGAGGGTTCAACAAGTGCAGCATCTTCTCTCCCTTGTAAACAAGGTCATAGCTCAGAATGGTGGACGACCGTACACTGATGAGATATTTGCTGAAGTGAAG AGAGGGGCTATTAAACTCCGTGATCAACAAGAAGAGGTTAATTCCTTGAAGGGGTATTCTAAACGAGAAATATCAGATTTGAAGAATCAGATGCAGCGTGCATATGAAGAGCAGCTTACACGAATTACTGAGATG GTTGAGTCAAAGTTAAGAGAGACCACTATTAGGCTTGAGCAACAGCTGGCAGATGAACAAGCTGCTCGACTGAGAGCAGAAGAGAATGCCCAAATGGCTCAGATGAGGTCGGATGATGAAATTCGAAAGCTTAGAGAAAATCTTATGAGAGCAGAGGAAGAGCTTCGTAAAAGAGGTGAAGGCAAGTGTGCCATTCTTTAA